A window from uncultured Desulfobacter sp. encodes these proteins:
- a CDS encoding ABC transporter substrate-binding protein, whose protein sequence is MEFNDVTSSCCDSISRRNFLKTAMRTAGAAACAPMGFPCLAAAKKRPLKIGYLPITDATPLLVAYSLGYFSHEGLDVERPTMVRSWNILTESFLTGKFDLVHMLFPIPVWMRFKQNIPVKVLAWDHTNGSAVTVRANSGINRFADLAGKQVAVPSWYSMHNLVMQLGLQVQGLEPVIRPPGSPLAPREVNLLILPPPDMPQALLGNKIDAFIVADPFNALAQEKFSAKIMRYSGDIWKNHPCCVIVTHEHLIQENPIVIQKAINAIVRAQAWCLQNPKETAHVLSREGDGFLPVDESVLNRVFGAIPEKELVHPQWHVERIGFQPFPFPSATRFILEQMKKTKVEGNTDFLTNLDTKAAVSQLVDDRFVRKALDDMGGIKGFCRCDMKDSFAREETVEVN, encoded by the coding sequence ATGGAATTTAACGATGTGACGTCCTCTTGCTGCGACAGTATTTCACGACGAAATTTTTTAAAAACTGCAATGCGGACGGCAGGTGCCGCAGCGTGTGCTCCCATGGGATTTCCGTGCCTCGCCGCAGCAAAAAAAAGACCGTTGAAAATAGGTTATCTGCCCATTACCGACGCCACGCCCCTGCTTGTCGCCTATAGTCTCGGGTATTTTTCCCATGAAGGGCTTGATGTGGAACGACCAACCATGGTGCGTTCATGGAATATACTTACGGAATCCTTTTTAACGGGAAAATTCGACTTGGTTCACATGCTGTTTCCCATCCCCGTGTGGATGCGATTTAAGCAGAATATACCTGTCAAGGTATTGGCCTGGGATCATACCAACGGCAGCGCCGTCACCGTCAGGGCAAACTCCGGAATCAACCGGTTTGCAGACCTCGCGGGCAAACAGGTGGCTGTGCCTTCATGGTATTCCATGCACAATTTGGTTATGCAGCTGGGCCTTCAGGTCCAGGGGCTTGAGCCCGTGATCCGTCCGCCCGGTTCGCCGCTTGCACCCCGCGAGGTAAACCTGCTTATTCTCCCCCCTCCTGATATGCCCCAGGCGCTTTTAGGAAATAAAATTGATGCATTTATCGTGGCAGATCCATTCAACGCCCTGGCCCAGGAAAAATTTTCGGCAAAAATCATGCGATATTCAGGAGATATTTGGAAAAATCATCCCTGTTGTGTTATCGTAACCCATGAACATTTGATCCAGGAAAATCCAATCGTCATTCAAAAGGCAATTAACGCCATAGTCAGAGCCCAGGCGTGGTGCCTGCAAAATCCCAAGGAGACCGCCCATGTGCTGAGCAGGGAGGGCGATGGGTTTTTACCGGTAGATGAATCCGTTCTTAACCGGGTGTTTGGTGCTATTCCCGAAAAAGAACTGGTACATCCCCAATGGCATGTTGAAAGAATCGGATTTCAGCCCTTCCCGTTTCCATCGGCCACCCGGTTTATTCTGGAACAGATGAAAAAAACCAAGGTTGAGGGCAATACCGATTTTTTGACAAATCTTGATACAAAAGCGGCTGTGTCACAGCTGGTAGATGACCGATTTGTCAGAAAAGCACTGGACGACATGGGGGGGATAAAAGGATTTTGCCGTTGCGATATGAAAGATAGCTTTGCCAGGGAAGAGACCGTTGAAGTCAATTAA
- a CDS encoding ABC transporter substrate-binding protein has translation MCLRTCQPIPGCVKVSINKFKINKAKILEAALTIRIGHFISIDHLILGTALTRYIQHMGDGTDTDVIPFTMRSWEQVEQGLSSGDINAAFMDIAQAMYLFNKGVAISMLMFTHRAGSKIFVPKQIHRLSDLKGKSVLIPHRFSVQHMLVHRLLSVGKLQFADLGESGKCVNMESVPCPLMPEMIQDDFDGDIAAFICPAPFDVAGAAKKGLKPLLVSRDLWKDHPGSVFVVHQDLLETKGENIALMVDCLFDSARRLDRYMSSPNTAEGGIESISATFLGLNVEQMQRTLKTSGITYRPELLVPDMEILNIVLDYMRTTMQVLPSETNLDGFIRPEFTHTALLET, from the coding sequence TTGTGTTTACGAACTTGCCAACCCATTCCGGGCTGTGTTAAGGTTTCTATTAATAAATTCAAAATCAATAAAGCGAAAATACTTGAGGCTGCCCTGACTATCCGAATCGGACATTTTATCAGTATTGACCATCTGATACTTGGAACCGCTTTGACCCGTTACATCCAACACATGGGAGACGGTACCGATACTGATGTTATCCCTTTTACCATGCGGTCCTGGGAACAGGTGGAACAAGGTTTATCGTCAGGCGATATCAATGCCGCGTTCATGGATATCGCCCAGGCCATGTATCTGTTTAACAAAGGCGTGGCCATATCCATGCTGATGTTTACACACAGGGCGGGCAGCAAAATTTTTGTACCGAAACAGATCCATAGACTTTCGGATCTTAAAGGGAAAAGTGTCCTGATTCCCCACAGGTTCAGCGTTCAGCATATGCTCGTGCACCGGCTGTTGAGTGTCGGAAAATTACAATTCGCTGATTTGGGAGAATCCGGCAAATGCGTTAATATGGAATCGGTACCCTGTCCCCTGATGCCGGAAATGATACAAGATGATTTTGACGGCGATATTGCAGCATTCATCTGTCCTGCCCCCTTTGATGTTGCCGGTGCTGCAAAAAAAGGACTCAAACCGCTGCTCGTTTCCCGGGATCTTTGGAAGGATCATCCAGGTAGTGTGTTCGTTGTACATCAGGATCTGCTTGAGACCAAAGGTGAAAATATTGCGCTAATGGTCGACTGTCTGTTTGACAGCGCCCGTCGGCTTGATCGGTATATGTCATCCCCAAATACCGCAGAAGGCGGAATAGAAAGCATATCTGCCACTTTTTTAGGGCTCAATGTTGAACAGATGCAAAGAACGCTTAAAACATCGGGAATAACCTATCGCCCGGAACTATTGGTCCCGGATATGGAAATTTTAAATATTGTGCTTGATTATATGCGTACGACAATGCAGGTCTTGCCCTCAGAGACAAACCTTGATGGATTTATCAGGCCGGAATTTACTCATACAGCGCTATTGGAAACATAA
- a CDS encoding ABC transporter permease, with protein MAGLVIFACLWAAVTQFIFTRPELYHFKGFLPGPTLGALAEAFHTSKFWMSVFASVRRIIVGIAISASIGLPLGVLIGFFARLRKLAYSPIQFVRMISPLSWMPIALLLFTSFESAVHFLIVMATICPIILNTAIGVININPQWLKMALNQGANNIQLIQTIVIPYSIPHMMTSIRLALGIAWIVLVPAEFLGVSSGLGYLINDARDTMEYDKLMAVIIAIGILGFILDRVFQKVQHKFSRAWGGKV; from the coding sequence TTGGCAGGACTCGTGATCTTTGCTTGCCTCTGGGCCGCGGTTACGCAGTTTATTTTTACGCGTCCTGAATTATACCATTTCAAGGGGTTTTTACCCGGGCCGACCCTTGGGGCACTGGCAGAGGCATTTCACACTTCTAAATTCTGGATGTCGGTTTTTGCAAGTGTGCGTAGAATTATTGTCGGCATTGCAATCTCAGCGTCCATTGGTCTTCCATTGGGGGTGCTGATTGGTTTTTTTGCCCGTCTTCGTAAACTTGCATATTCGCCCATTCAATTCGTAAGAATGATCAGCCCACTGTCCTGGATGCCCATTGCACTACTTTTATTTACGAGCTTTGAGTCGGCAGTTCACTTTTTGATTGTAATGGCGACAATTTGTCCTATAATACTCAATACGGCCATTGGGGTTATAAATATCAATCCCCAATGGTTAAAAATGGCACTCAACCAGGGCGCCAATAACATTCAACTCATTCAAACGATTGTTATTCCATATTCAATTCCACATATGATGACCAGTATCAGGCTGGCGTTGGGAATTGCATGGATCGTTTTGGTTCCGGCTGAATTTTTAGGGGTATCATCGGGATTGGGATATCTGATTAACGATGCCAGGGATACCATGGAATACGACAAACTTATGGCCGTCATCATTGCCATAGGTATCCTTGGATTTATACTCGACAGGGTTTTTCAAAAAGTGCAGCACAAGTTCAGCCGGGCGTGGGGCGGCAAAGTTTAA
- a CDS encoding YchJ family protein, with amino-acid sequence MEECPCGSNLAYAECCEPVITGTGLARTAQELMRARYTAYTIADTDFIFNTTHPDHREGYDHAGTKSWAQNSEWLGLEIVATEAGCSEDQEGTVEFIATFRTNDVVQNHHELGRFVKEDEGWLFTTGDMVKPQPVVSTKVGRNQPCPCGSGRKYKKCCGR; translated from the coding sequence ATGGAAGAATGTCCCTGCGGAAGCAACCTGGCCTATGCCGAATGCTGCGAACCCGTCATTACCGGAACTGGGCTTGCCCGAACAGCGCAAGAACTTATGCGGGCCCGTTATACCGCTTATACTATAGCTGACACGGATTTTATTTTTAATACCACCCATCCGGATCACCGGGAAGGTTACGACCATGCCGGTACAAAATCATGGGCCCAGAATTCCGAATGGCTGGGCCTTGAAATCGTTGCCACGGAAGCCGGCTGTTCCGAAGATCAGGAAGGTACGGTTGAGTTCATAGCCACCTTTCGAACAAACGATGTGGTGCAAAACCACCATGAACTTGGCCGTTTTGTAAAAGAGGACGAGGGATGGCTGTTCACCACCGGTGATATGGTGAAGCCCCAACCCGTTGTTTCCACCAAAGTGGGCCGCAATCAACCCTGTCCTTGCGGCAGCGGACGTAAGTACAAAAAATGCTGTGGTAGATAA
- a CDS encoding ABC transporter ATP-binding protein yields the protein MKIDIEKICKSYDRPVEQRLIILKDISFSINSGDFVIILGESGCGKTTLLNLLAGLEKPSSGQICVDGTPITGIHPSRSMLFQQPALIPWLSVKENVAYGCKIRKDTQDLEYRVIQFLEIMGLAGAAEAKPDQLSLGMAQRVCLARALVGRPEVLLLDEPFASLDTFTQAHIQEELVNLWMSESFTAVFVTHDIDEAIRLGNKIVVLAGDPASISDIFEIDVPYPRKRHDPVVKALRTEILDRFKIAYLVKRSITNGI from the coding sequence TTGAAAATAGACATTGAAAAAATTTGTAAATCCTATGATAGACCGGTAGAACAGCGTCTCATAATTCTTAAGGACATCTCTTTTTCCATAAATTCCGGTGACTTTGTGATTATTTTGGGTGAATCGGGGTGTGGGAAGACCACTTTGCTGAACCTACTGGCAGGGCTTGAAAAGCCAAGCAGCGGGCAGATCTGCGTAGACGGCACGCCCATCACCGGCATCCACCCCTCCCGCTCCATGCTGTTCCAGCAGCCGGCCTTGATTCCATGGCTCAGTGTCAAAGAAAATGTGGCGTATGGCTGCAAAATCAGAAAAGACACCCAGGACCTGGAATACCGGGTAATCCAGTTTCTGGAAATCATGGGGCTGGCAGGTGCGGCCGAGGCAAAACCTGACCAGCTCTCGTTGGGCATGGCCCAACGGGTCTGCCTTGCCAGGGCACTGGTCGGCCGCCCCGAGGTGTTGCTGCTTGACGAACCCTTTGCCTCTCTGGATACCTTTACCCAGGCGCATATTCAGGAGGAACTTGTAAATTTGTGGATGTCGGAAAGTTTTACCGCAGTTTTTGTTACCCATGACATAGATGAAGCCATCCGCCTTGGAAATAAAATTGTGGTTCTGGCAGGGGATCCTGCAAGCATTTCTGATATTTTTGAAATTGATGTCCCCTATCCCAGAAAACGGCATGATCCTGTGGTCAAAGCATTGAGAACAGAGATTCTTGATCGGTTTAAAATCGCATATTTAGTAAAACGGAGCATTACTAATGGAATTTAA
- a CDS encoding diguanylate cyclase: MDNDKKFTVMVVDDAQENIDILATVLGLQYNVSIAMDGNSALEKIAEEPPDLLLLDIVMPEMDGFEVCRQLKSQSETKDIPIIFLTAKTDGKSIVEGFQAGVVDYITKPFNVTELLVRVKTQLELNHSRKEMKRINSRLEHLAIHDELTGLYNTRYLYDALYQLIENSKADNRSFALLFMDMDNFKHVVDTYGHLNGNRALREIAETIMESISKPCYGVAYGGDEFVIVLPGFNKDQAIKITESIRARMKDTTYLSSQGHNVKLSASFGIAAYPEDATEARALLKLADQLMFRIKETSKDAIGCLNTSDSDRPHPPSTLIN, translated from the coding sequence ATGGATAACGATAAAAAATTTACGGTAATGGTGGTTGATGACGCCCAGGAAAATATCGATATTCTCGCTACAGTTCTGGGACTCCAGTATAACGTAAGCATAGCCATGGATGGTAACTCCGCTCTGGAAAAAATTGCTGAGGAGCCGCCCGATCTGCTCCTTTTGGATATTGTGATGCCTGAAATGGATGGGTTCGAAGTGTGCCGGCAGCTTAAAAGCCAGTCTGAAACCAAGGATATCCCCATCATATTTCTGACGGCCAAGACCGATGGAAAAAGTATTGTGGAAGGATTTCAGGCAGGGGTCGTGGATTATATTACAAAACCATTCAATGTGACCGAATTGCTGGTAAGGGTAAAGACCCAGCTTGAATTGAATCATTCGCGAAAGGAAATGAAAAGGATCAATTCGAGGCTGGAACATCTGGCGATTCATGACGAGCTAACAGGTCTTTACAACACACGCTATCTGTATGATGCCCTGTACCAGCTGATTGAAAACAGTAAAGCTGACAACAGATCTTTTGCGCTGCTTTTCATGGATATGGATAATTTCAAGCATGTTGTGGATACCTACGGCCATCTGAACGGGAACCGGGCACTTCGGGAAATTGCTGAAACCATCATGGAATCCATTTCAAAGCCATGCTACGGAGTGGCTTATGGCGGCGATGAATTTGTCATCGTATTGCCTGGATTCAATAAAGATCAGGCAATCAAAATAACCGAAAGCATTCGTGCCCGGATGAAAGATACAACCTACCTTAGCAGTCAAGGGCATAACGTTAAATTGAGCGCAAGTTTCGGAATAGCCGCTTATCCGGAGGATGCGACTGAAGCAAGGGCCTTGCTCAAACTGGCCGACCAGCTGATGTTCAGAATCAAGGAAACCAGCAAAGATGCCATCGGTTGCCTCAATACATCCGATTCAGATCGGCCTCACCCCCCAAGTACCCTGATAAATTAA
- a CDS encoding aminotransferase class I/II-fold pyridoxal phosphate-dependent enzyme: MTTKNLDKSLQAELTALAAEGRAKAPERIITEFIPPKNDSGPRYRLEGSDKEYIRLNSNSYLSLSTHPALVQAADKATRQFGVGPGAVRFIDGTFCYHAALEKRIAEFVGLPCAKIFNSAYTANCGLALSISSAKTYWIGDQLNHNSIIRAMRISNIASANKGIYKHNDMEDLKRCLDEVGPDIERVVVIFDGIFSMRGDFAPIDEILNVCKPYEDKFKDGVITVVDDSHGIGAYGATGRGTSEYAGGRPDVIVGTFGKAFGVNGGFIAASETIVEAVRQKADTYIYTNPLSVADCAAALAAVDICDSDPGLDLLDHLGTVTTQFRNGLENLGLESIEGPHPVVPLLVRDTDKTHDLVNFLYENGVLVVGLTFPVVPKGDETIRFQINACHTHADIDYVLGLIKTFYKTL; encoded by the coding sequence ATGACAACTAAAAATCTGGACAAAAGCCTCCAAGCCGAGCTTACCGCCCTGGCTGCCGAAGGCCGGGCAAAAGCCCCTGAGAGAATTATCACCGAATTTATCCCGCCAAAAAATGATTCAGGTCCAAGATACCGGCTTGAAGGGTCAGACAAAGAATATATCCGGCTTAATTCAAATTCTTACCTGTCTTTATCCACCCATCCGGCCCTCGTTCAGGCAGCCGACAAGGCAACCCGGCAGTTCGGGGTCGGCCCTGGTGCCGTAAGATTCATTGACGGCACGTTTTGCTACCATGCAGCGTTGGAAAAACGCATTGCGGAATTTGTCGGTCTACCCTGTGCAAAAATTTTTAACTCGGCCTATACGGCCAACTGTGGTCTGGCGTTGTCCATCTCCAGTGCCAAAACCTATTGGATTGGGGATCAGCTCAATCACAATTCCATTATCAGGGCCATGCGTATTTCAAATATCGCTTCGGCCAATAAGGGAATCTATAAACACAATGACATGGAAGATCTGAAACGCTGCCTTGACGAGGTAGGGCCTGACATCGAACGTGTGGTGGTCATTTTTGACGGTATTTTTTCCATGCGGGGAGATTTTGCCCCCATTGACGAGATTTTAAATGTCTGCAAACCCTATGAAGATAAGTTTAAGGACGGGGTCATCACCGTTGTGGACGACTCACACGGCATCGGGGCTTACGGGGCCACCGGACGGGGGACCAGCGAATATGCAGGGGGCCGGCCCGATGTCATTGTCGGAACTTTCGGAAAAGCCTTTGGAGTTAACGGCGGATTTATCGCAGCAAGCGAGACCATCGTTGAGGCGGTTCGCCAAAAGGCGGATACCTATATCTATACAAATCCCTTGAGCGTTGCAGACTGCGCGGCGGCCCTGGCGGCTGTGGATATTTGTGACAGCGACCCTGGGCTGGACCTTCTGGACCATTTAGGCACAGTGACAACACAGTTTCGTAACGGTCTTGAAAATTTGGGGCTTGAATCCATAGAAGGGCCTCATCCCGTCGTGCCCCTTTTGGTAAGGGATACCGATAAAACCCATGATCTTGTGAATTTTCTTTATGAAAATGGTGTACTGGTTGTGGGATTAACCTTTCCGGTCGTTCCCAAGGGGGACGAAACCATACGGTTTCAAATTAATGCCTGTCATACCCATGCTGATATTGACTATGTCTTGGGGCTGATCAAAACTTTTTATAAGACGTTATAA
- a CDS encoding YdiU family protein: MKDTAAVSTLRAGFENSFATLDKKFYEPTMPEPVPSPVLQKYNTKLGRDLGLNFTKETPELAQYLAGNLIFTDADPIAMAYAGHQFGHFVPQLGDGRAILLGDKITQAGNHVSVQLKGSGRTRFSRGGDGKSPLGPVIREYLVSEAMHSLGVPTTRALAIVSTGDRVLRQDGPHPGGIMTRVASGFVRVGSFEYFAARGDGRAIRMLADYVISCHYPELLDKKDRYRQFLLSVAIRQAKLVAQWMQIGFIHGVMNTDNTSISGETIDYGPCAFMDYYDPNMVFSSIDTMGRYRYANQSAIMKWNLNCLGVCLQTLLGKTDEEAMEVINFVLAEFEQEFLLAQKYGMLKKIGIENPEDQDASLLEDLLDLMQNQKADFTLTFRYLADHIRQGLKMTPQFQTLFTTPDAMTGWLKSWQQRLLKENTPEIIQAKMNRVNPLFIPRNHRIQKAIEDAELRDDFSQVHLLAKIYENPFINQPDFLDYAQAPAKEERVTRTFCGT; the protein is encoded by the coding sequence ATGAAGGACACAGCCGCCGTATCAACACTTAGGGCCGGATTTGAAAACAGTTTTGCAACGCTTGATAAGAAATTTTATGAACCAACGATGCCGGAACCGGTGCCCTCCCCTGTGTTGCAAAAATATAACACCAAGCTTGGGCGGGATCTGGGGTTAAACTTTACCAAAGAAACGCCGGAACTTGCCCAATACCTGGCAGGAAATTTGATTTTTACTGATGCAGACCCCATTGCCATGGCTTATGCCGGTCATCAATTCGGTCATTTTGTTCCCCAACTTGGGGATGGCCGTGCCATTCTCCTGGGAGACAAAATAACCCAGGCGGGAAATCATGTGTCTGTTCAACTCAAAGGCTCCGGTCGGACTCGTTTTTCACGAGGCGGAGACGGCAAATCACCGCTGGGGCCGGTGATCCGTGAATACCTTGTCAGCGAGGCCATGCACAGTTTAGGCGTACCCACCACCAGAGCACTGGCCATTGTCTCAACAGGAGATCGGGTTTTGCGCCAGGATGGCCCCCATCCAGGCGGGATTATGACCCGGGTTGCATCGGGTTTTGTGAGGGTGGGCAGTTTTGAGTATTTTGCTGCAAGGGGAGATGGCAGAGCGATCAGAATGCTTGCTGATTACGTAATATCCTGCCATTATCCCGAACTATTGGATAAGAAAGACCGATACAGGCAGTTTCTTTTATCTGTGGCCATACGGCAAGCCAAACTTGTGGCCCAATGGATGCAGATCGGATTCATTCACGGTGTCATGAACACCGACAATACCTCAATCTCAGGGGAAACCATTGATTATGGTCCATGTGCCTTTATGGATTATTATGATCCCAATATGGTTTTCAGTTCCATTGATACAATGGGAAGATACCGGTATGCCAATCAAAGCGCCATCATGAAGTGGAACCTGAATTGTCTGGGTGTTTGCCTGCAAACGCTTCTCGGAAAAACAGATGAAGAAGCAATGGAGGTAATTAATTTTGTCCTGGCTGAATTTGAACAAGAATTTCTATTGGCCCAAAAATACGGCATGCTCAAAAAAATAGGGATAGAGAATCCTGAAGATCAGGATGCGTCTCTTCTTGAAGACCTGCTTGACCTCATGCAGAATCAGAAAGCCGATTTTACACTGACGTTTCGCTATCTGGCGGATCACATCAGACAGGGCTTAAAAATGACACCGCAGTTTCAAACACTTTTCACCACGCCGGATGCGATGACAGGTTGGCTTAAATCCTGGCAGCAGCGCCTGTTAAAAGAAAATACTCCTGAAATCATCCAGGCAAAAATGAACCGGGTCAATCCCCTTTTCATTCCAAGAAATCACCGAATTCAAAAAGCGATTGAAGATGCGGAACTTAGAGATGATTTCAGTCAGGTACATCTGCTGGCCAAGATCTATGAAAATCCGTTTATAAACCAGCCGGATTTTCTGGATTACGCCCAGGCACCAGCCAAAGAAGAACGGGTTACCCGGACCTTTTGCGGCACTTGA
- a CDS encoding ABC transporter substrate-binding protein, producing the protein MAVTYNTFTGHEEHFMAVDPNIKIVVADDSGTMRIMFKQILGKAGFSNLIMAVNGADGIEKVKVEKPDLVISDWNMPTMDGLDFLKELRATEEFKDLPFIMATAQADMGQQKTILEAGGNGHCPKPFNEEEIKKAIETAFSGGIKKERVIKDRSIIGGRVELNVAHIQITDHLALGALKHRINQGDVEPQHFDLSTNLMGGWNPIQEGLESGEIDCAFVLAPIAMDLFAYDSPIQLVLFAHKNGSTFVRSRHYDHRFDSLQSFYKYKVVDIPHKMSVHHMLAHKFLKELGLKPGVPGKKAINVRFEVVPPIKMPGIMKENEDVGGFMVAEPVATKAIKADIGELEFYSATSWENHPCCIVAMQKDFIQKHPEAVQEFVSLLVETGEYIENDKARAAEIAVSFLDPEGKMGLNPQVLQNVFSQPMAIRWDGLYPEAADLDKIQKYMHDVMEIGKIIDLERFIDARFANNAFNR; encoded by the coding sequence ATGGCTGTAACATACAACACCTTTACAGGACATGAGGAGCATTTTATGGCGGTAGACCCGAATATTAAAATTGTAGTGGCAGACGATTCAGGTACCATGCGGATAATGTTCAAACAAATCCTGGGCAAAGCCGGATTTTCAAATCTTATCATGGCGGTGAACGGTGCAGACGGCATTGAAAAAGTAAAAGTTGAAAAGCCGGATCTTGTCATATCCGATTGGAACATGCCCACCATGGACGGACTCGATTTTCTTAAAGAATTGAGAGCCACCGAGGAATTTAAAGATCTTCCTTTCATCATGGCCACGGCCCAGGCGGATATGGGGCAGCAAAAAACTATCCTGGAAGCCGGCGGTAACGGCCATTGCCCCAAGCCCTTTAATGAGGAAGAAATTAAAAAGGCCATTGAAACAGCATTCTCCGGCGGAATCAAAAAAGAGCGTGTAATAAAGGATAGGAGTATTATCGGGGGGCGTGTTGAACTCAATGTCGCCCACATCCAGATCACCGACCACCTGGCGTTAGGTGCCTTGAAGCACCGCATTAACCAAGGTGATGTTGAGCCCCAGCACTTTGACCTGTCCACCAACTTGATGGGTGGATGGAACCCCATACAGGAAGGCCTTGAAAGCGGTGAAATCGACTGCGCCTTTGTCCTGGCGCCCATTGCCATGGATCTGTTTGCCTATGACTCACCTATCCAACTGGTTTTATTTGCCCACAAGAACGGCTCCACATTTGTACGCTCCCGGCATTATGATCACAGGTTTGACTCGTTACAAAGTTTTTATAAGTACAAGGTTGTGGACATCCCCCACAAAATGTCGGTCCACCATATGCTGGCACATAAATTTTTAAAGGAGCTGGGACTCAAACCCGGCGTGCCCGGGAAAAAAGCCATTAATGTGCGCTTTGAGGTGGTTCCCCCCATCAAAATGCCGGGCATCATGAAAGAAAATGAGGATGTGGGTGGTTTTATGGTTGCAGAACCGGTTGCGACCAAAGCCATCAAGGCAGACATTGGTGAGTTGGAATTTTATTCCGCCACAAGCTGGGAAAATCATCCCTGCTGTATTGTTGCCATGCAAAAGGATTTTATCCAGAAACATCCCGAAGCGGTTCAGGAATTTGTTTCATTGCTTGTTGAGACCGGAGAGTATATTGAAAACGATAAGGCCAGGGCTGCTGAGATTGCGGTAAGTTTTCTGGATCCTGAAGGAAAAATGGGCCTGAACCCCCAGGTGCTTCAAAATGTGTTTTCCCAGCCCATGGCCATTCGCTGGGATGGACTATACCCGGAAGCAGCCGATCTTGATAAAATTCAAAAATACATGCATGATGTCATGGAAATCGGCAAGATCATTGACCTTGAACGTTTTATCGACGCCCGTTTTGCCAACAATGCTTTCAATCGGTAA
- a CDS encoding cytoplasmic protein produces MEKTVLFAFRGDPLCFVHVLLNALDLKERGREGLIVLEGESVKLVGPMSESGHFLNALYQKAQKAGLIYGACKACATKLEALDPIEKEGIPLVGDMANHPSMGAFIEKGYTVITF; encoded by the coding sequence ATGGAAAAAACCGTATTATTTGCATTCAGGGGAGACCCTTTATGTTTTGTTCACGTACTTCTCAACGCCCTTGACCTGAAAGAGCGGGGACGGGAAGGACTCATTGTTCTGGAAGGTGAATCGGTCAAACTTGTGGGCCCCATGTCCGAATCAGGGCATTTTTTAAACGCCCTGTATCAAAAAGCCCAAAAGGCCGGGCTGATTTACGGCGCCTGCAAAGCTTGTGCAACCAAACTTGAGGCCCTTGATCCCATCGAAAAGGAAGGCATCCCCCTGGTTGGGGATATGGCCAACCATCCGTCCATGGGCGCATTCATCGAAAAAGGATACACGGTAATTACCTTTTAA